The Onychomys torridus chromosome 4, mOncTor1.1, whole genome shotgun sequence genome includes a window with the following:
- the Smox gene encoding spermine oxidase isoform X3 has product MQSCEPSGDSADDPLSRGLPRRGQPRVVVIGAGLAGLAAATALLKQGFTDVTVLEASRHIGGRVQSVRLGHATFELGATWIHGSHGNPIYHLAEANGLLEETTDGERSVGRISLYSKNGVACYLTNRGRRIPKDVVEEFSDLYNEVYNLTQEFFRHGKPVNAESQNSVGVFTREKVRNRIRDDPDDTEATKRLKLAMIQQYLKVESCESSSHSIDEVSLSAFGEWTEIPGAHHIIPSGFMRVVELLAEGIPPHVIQLGKPVRCIHWDQASARPRGPEIEPCGEGDHNHDTGEGGQRGESPQQGRWDEDEQWPVVVECEDCEVIPADHVIVTVSLGVLKRQYTSFFRPCLPTEKVAAIHRLGIGTTDKIFLEFEEPFWGPECNSLQFVWEDEAESCTLTYPPELWYRKICGFDVLYPPERYGHVLSGWICGEEALVMERCNDEAVAEICTEMLRQFTGNPNIPKPRRILRSAWGSNPYFRGSYSYTQVGSSGADVEKLAKPLPYTESSKTAPMQVLFSGEATHRKYYSTTHGALLSGQREAARLIDMYRDLFQQGP; this is encoded by the exons ATGCAAAGTTGTGAACCCAGTGGCGACAGTGCGGATGACCCTCTCAGTCGCGGTCTGCCGAGAAGGGGACAGCCTCGCGTGGTGGTGATCGGCGCCGGCTTGGCTGGCCTGGCTGCAGCTACAGCACTTCTCAAGCAGGGCTTCACCGATGTCACCGTGCTTGAGGCTTCCAGACACATTGGGGGCCGTGTACAGAGCGTGAGACTTG GACACGCCACCTTTGAGCTGGGAGCCACCTGGATCCATGGGTCCCATGGGAATCCTATCTACCATCTAGCAGAAGCCAATGGCCTTTTGGAAGAGACAACAGATGGGGAGCGCAGCGTGGGCCGCATCAGCCTCTACTCCAAGAATGGCGTGGCCTGCTACCTTACCAACCGTGGCCGCCGGATCCCGAAGGATGTGGTTGAGGAATTCAGCGATTTATACAACGAG GTCTATAACTTGACCCAGGAGTTTTTCCGGCATGGTAAACCAGTCAATGCTGAGAGTCAGAACAGCGTCGGGGTGTTCACCCGGGAGAAGGTGCGCAATCGCATCAGGGATGACCCTGACGACACAGAGGCCACCAAGCGCCTGAAGCTCGCCATGATCCAGCAGTACCTGAAG GTGGAGAGCTGCGAGAGCAGTTCTCACAGCATAGATGAGGTGTCCCTGAGCGCCTTTGGGGAATGGACGGAGATCCCTGGCGCCCATCACATCATCCCCTCGGGCTTCATGCGAGTTGTGGAGCTGCTGGCTGAGGGCATTCCCCCACATGTCATCCAGCTGGGGAAACCCGTCCGGTGCATCCACTGGGACCAGGCCTCAGCTCGCCCCCGGGGTCCTGAGATTGAGCCCTGTGGTGAGGGTGACCACAATCACGACACTGGGGAGGGTGGCCAGCGTGGAGAGAGTCCCCAGCAGGGGAGGTGGGATGAGGATGAGCAGTGGCCGGTAGTCGTGGAGTGCGAGGATTGTGAGGTGATCCCAGCGGACCATGTGATTGTGACCGTTTCGCTGGGTGTGCTCAAGAGGCAGTACACCAGTTTCTTTAGGCCATGCCTGCCCACGGAGAAGGTGGCTGCCATCCACCGCCTGGGCATTGGTACCACCGACAAGATCTTCCTTGAATTCGAGGAGCCCTTCTGGGGCCCTGAGTGCAACAGCCTGCAGTTTGTGTGGGAAGATGAGGCAGAGAGCTGCACCCTCACCTACCCACCTGAGCTCTGGTACCGCAAGATCTGTGGCTTCGATGTCCTGTACCCGCCAGAGCGCTATGGCCACGTGCTGAGCGGCTGGATCTGCGGGGAGGAGGCTCTCGTCATGGAGAGGTGCAATGATGAAGCCGTGGCCGAGATCTGCACTGAGATGCTACGACAGTTCACGG GGAACCCCAATATACCAAAACCTCGGCGAATCCTGCGCTCAGCCTGGGGCAGCAACCCATACTTCCGAGGTTCCTATTCATACACACAGGTGGGCTCCAGTGGGGCAGATGTGGAGAAGCTGgccaagcccctcccctacaCAGAGAGCTCCAAGACAGCG
- the Smox gene encoding spermine oxidase isoform X4 → MQSCEPSGDSADDPLSRGLPRRGQPRVVVIGAGLAGLAAATALLKQGFTDVTVLEASRHIGGRVQSVRLGHATFELGATWIHGSHGNPIYHLAEANGLLEETTDGERSVGRISLYSKNGVACYLTNRGRRIPKDVVEEFSDLYNEVYNLTQEFFRHGKPVNAESQNSVGVFTREKVRNRIRDDPDDTEATKRLKLAMIQQYLKVESCESSSHSIDEVSLSAFGEWTEIPGAHHIIPSGFMRVVELLAEGIPPHVIQLGKPVRCIHWDQASARPRGPEIEPCGEGDHNHDTGEGGQRGESPQQGRWDEDEQWPVVVECEDCEVIPADHVIVTVSLGVLKRQYTSFFRPCLPTEKVAAIHRLGIGTTDKIFLEFEEPFWGPECNSLQFVWEDEAESCTLTYPPELWYRKICGFDVLYPPERYGHVLSGWICGEEALVMERCNDEAVAEICTEMLRQFTGNPNIPKPRRILRSAWGSNPYFRGSYSYTQVGSSGADVEKLAKPLPYTESSKTAEFFGVTDEGDFCQLSMEAPQSSILVTFYHPSAQNSPWTPVGAP, encoded by the exons ATGCAAAGTTGTGAACCCAGTGGCGACAGTGCGGATGACCCTCTCAGTCGCGGTCTGCCGAGAAGGGGACAGCCTCGCGTGGTGGTGATCGGCGCCGGCTTGGCTGGCCTGGCTGCAGCTACAGCACTTCTCAAGCAGGGCTTCACCGATGTCACCGTGCTTGAGGCTTCCAGACACATTGGGGGCCGTGTACAGAGCGTGAGACTTG GACACGCCACCTTTGAGCTGGGAGCCACCTGGATCCATGGGTCCCATGGGAATCCTATCTACCATCTAGCAGAAGCCAATGGCCTTTTGGAAGAGACAACAGATGGGGAGCGCAGCGTGGGCCGCATCAGCCTCTACTCCAAGAATGGCGTGGCCTGCTACCTTACCAACCGTGGCCGCCGGATCCCGAAGGATGTGGTTGAGGAATTCAGCGATTTATACAACGAG GTCTATAACTTGACCCAGGAGTTTTTCCGGCATGGTAAACCAGTCAATGCTGAGAGTCAGAACAGCGTCGGGGTGTTCACCCGGGAGAAGGTGCGCAATCGCATCAGGGATGACCCTGACGACACAGAGGCCACCAAGCGCCTGAAGCTCGCCATGATCCAGCAGTACCTGAAG GTGGAGAGCTGCGAGAGCAGTTCTCACAGCATAGATGAGGTGTCCCTGAGCGCCTTTGGGGAATGGACGGAGATCCCTGGCGCCCATCACATCATCCCCTCGGGCTTCATGCGAGTTGTGGAGCTGCTGGCTGAGGGCATTCCCCCACATGTCATCCAGCTGGGGAAACCCGTCCGGTGCATCCACTGGGACCAGGCCTCAGCTCGCCCCCGGGGTCCTGAGATTGAGCCCTGTGGTGAGGGTGACCACAATCACGACACTGGGGAGGGTGGCCAGCGTGGAGAGAGTCCCCAGCAGGGGAGGTGGGATGAGGATGAGCAGTGGCCGGTAGTCGTGGAGTGCGAGGATTGTGAGGTGATCCCAGCGGACCATGTGATTGTGACCGTTTCGCTGGGTGTGCTCAAGAGGCAGTACACCAGTTTCTTTAGGCCATGCCTGCCCACGGAGAAGGTGGCTGCCATCCACCGCCTGGGCATTGGTACCACCGACAAGATCTTCCTTGAATTCGAGGAGCCCTTCTGGGGCCCTGAGTGCAACAGCCTGCAGTTTGTGTGGGAAGATGAGGCAGAGAGCTGCACCCTCACCTACCCACCTGAGCTCTGGTACCGCAAGATCTGTGGCTTCGATGTCCTGTACCCGCCAGAGCGCTATGGCCACGTGCTGAGCGGCTGGATCTGCGGGGAGGAGGCTCTCGTCATGGAGAGGTGCAATGATGAAGCCGTGGCCGAGATCTGCACTGAGATGCTACGACAGTTCACGG GGAACCCCAATATACCAAAACCTCGGCGAATCCTGCGCTCAGCCTGGGGCAGCAACCCATACTTCCGAGGTTCCTATTCATACACACAGGTGGGCTCCAGTGGGGCAGATGTGGAGAAGCTGgccaagcccctcccctacaCAGAGAGCTCCAAGACAGCG GAATTCTTTGGAGTCACTGATGAAGGAGATTTCTGTCAACTAAG CATGGAAGCTCCACAAAGCAGCA
- the Smox gene encoding spermine oxidase isoform X2, translating into MQSCEPSGDSADDPLSRGLPRRGQPRVVVIGAGLAGLAAATALLKQGFTDVTVLEASRHIGGRVQSVRLGHATFELGATWIHGSHGNPIYHLAEANGLLEETTDGERSVGRISLYSKNGVACYLTNRGRRIPKDVVEEFSDLYNEVYNLTQEFFRHGKPVNAESQNSVGVFTREKVRNRIRDDPDDTEATKRLKLAMIQQYLKVESCESSSHSIDEVSLSAFGEWTEIPGAHHIIPSGFMRVVELLAEGIPPHVIQLGKPVRCIHWDQASARPRGPEIEPCGEGDHNHDTGEGGQRGESPQQGRWDEDEQWPVVVECEDCEVIPADHVIVTVSLGVLKRQYTSFFRPCLPTEKVAAIHRLGIGTTDKIFLEFEEPFWGPECNSLQFVWEDEAESCTLTYPPELWYRKICGFDVLYPPERYGHVLSGWICGEEALVMERCNDEAVAEICTEMLRQFTGNPNIPKPRRILRSAWGSNPYFRGSYSYTQVGSSGADVEKLAKPLPYTESSKTAEFFGVTDEGDFCQLSPCRCCSPGRPHTASTTPPPMVLCSLASARRLVSLTCTETSSSRGPEGVLTAKCVP; encoded by the exons ATGCAAAGTTGTGAACCCAGTGGCGACAGTGCGGATGACCCTCTCAGTCGCGGTCTGCCGAGAAGGGGACAGCCTCGCGTGGTGGTGATCGGCGCCGGCTTGGCTGGCCTGGCTGCAGCTACAGCACTTCTCAAGCAGGGCTTCACCGATGTCACCGTGCTTGAGGCTTCCAGACACATTGGGGGCCGTGTACAGAGCGTGAGACTTG GACACGCCACCTTTGAGCTGGGAGCCACCTGGATCCATGGGTCCCATGGGAATCCTATCTACCATCTAGCAGAAGCCAATGGCCTTTTGGAAGAGACAACAGATGGGGAGCGCAGCGTGGGCCGCATCAGCCTCTACTCCAAGAATGGCGTGGCCTGCTACCTTACCAACCGTGGCCGCCGGATCCCGAAGGATGTGGTTGAGGAATTCAGCGATTTATACAACGAG GTCTATAACTTGACCCAGGAGTTTTTCCGGCATGGTAAACCAGTCAATGCTGAGAGTCAGAACAGCGTCGGGGTGTTCACCCGGGAGAAGGTGCGCAATCGCATCAGGGATGACCCTGACGACACAGAGGCCACCAAGCGCCTGAAGCTCGCCATGATCCAGCAGTACCTGAAG GTGGAGAGCTGCGAGAGCAGTTCTCACAGCATAGATGAGGTGTCCCTGAGCGCCTTTGGGGAATGGACGGAGATCCCTGGCGCCCATCACATCATCCCCTCGGGCTTCATGCGAGTTGTGGAGCTGCTGGCTGAGGGCATTCCCCCACATGTCATCCAGCTGGGGAAACCCGTCCGGTGCATCCACTGGGACCAGGCCTCAGCTCGCCCCCGGGGTCCTGAGATTGAGCCCTGTGGTGAGGGTGACCACAATCACGACACTGGGGAGGGTGGCCAGCGTGGAGAGAGTCCCCAGCAGGGGAGGTGGGATGAGGATGAGCAGTGGCCGGTAGTCGTGGAGTGCGAGGATTGTGAGGTGATCCCAGCGGACCATGTGATTGTGACCGTTTCGCTGGGTGTGCTCAAGAGGCAGTACACCAGTTTCTTTAGGCCATGCCTGCCCACGGAGAAGGTGGCTGCCATCCACCGCCTGGGCATTGGTACCACCGACAAGATCTTCCTTGAATTCGAGGAGCCCTTCTGGGGCCCTGAGTGCAACAGCCTGCAGTTTGTGTGGGAAGATGAGGCAGAGAGCTGCACCCTCACCTACCCACCTGAGCTCTGGTACCGCAAGATCTGTGGCTTCGATGTCCTGTACCCGCCAGAGCGCTATGGCCACGTGCTGAGCGGCTGGATCTGCGGGGAGGAGGCTCTCGTCATGGAGAGGTGCAATGATGAAGCCGTGGCCGAGATCTGCACTGAGATGCTACGACAGTTCACGG GGAACCCCAATATACCAAAACCTCGGCGAATCCTGCGCTCAGCCTGGGGCAGCAACCCATACTTCCGAGGTTCCTATTCATACACACAGGTGGGCTCCAGTGGGGCAGATGTGGAGAAGCTGgccaagcccctcccctacaCAGAGAGCTCCAAGACAGCG GAATTCTTTGGAGTCACTGATGAAGGAGATTTCTGTCAACTAAG